A single Carassius carassius chromosome 3, fCarCar2.1, whole genome shotgun sequence DNA region contains:
- the mblac1 gene encoding metallo-beta-lactamase domain-containing protein 1 produces MDTHRSIRKSESGISSDILGQPYSISVLKEGYCTAEPDGAFRADGTISLVTGPQTILVDTGGPWDRDFLVAKLKEKGLTPDNVATVVGTHGHSDHVGNLGLFPNAKIIVGCDISVGDRYLPNQLAEGQPYHIDDFVSVIPTPGHMGRDVSVLVKGTSEGTVLVAGDLFERCHDEDSWKELSENPQIQETHRQMALQMADVIIPGHGPLFRVHRQ; encoded by the exons ATGGACACGCATCGCTCAATAAGAAAAAGTGAATCTGGCATCAGTTCCGACATTTTAGGCCAGCCATACAGCATCTCGGTGTTGAAAGAGGGCTACTGCACAGCTGAACCAGACGGAGCGTTTAGAGCTGACGGTACTATTTCTTTAGTTACTGGACCACAAACTATCCTGGTGGACACCGGGGGCCCGTGGGACCGAGACTTCCTCGTCGCGAAACTTAAGGAGAAAGGTCTGACACCAGATAATGTTGCTACAGTAGTCGGAACCCACGGTCACTCGGACCACGTGGGAAACCTGGGCTTGTTTCCAAACGCCAAAATAATCGTGGGATGTGACATAAGCGTGGGGGATCGATATCTGCCAAACCAGCTGGCTGAGGGACAGCCATACCACATTGACGACTTT GTATCCGTCATTCCCACGCCTGGCCACATGGGTAGAGATGTCAGTGTCCTGGTGAAGGGAACATCGGAGGGGACGGTCCTTGTTGCTGGAGACTTGTTTGAACGCTGCCATGATGAAGATTCATGGAAGGAGTTGAGCGAGAATCCTCAGATACAGGAGACCCACCGACAGATGGCGCTGCAGATGGCTGATGTGATCATTCCTGGACATGGGCCATTATTCAGAGTGCACAGGCAGTGA